Within Calliopsis andreniformis isolate RMS-2024a chromosome 4, iyCalAndr_principal, whole genome shotgun sequence, the genomic segment TTTTGGCGGCGCTGACGATCTTGATAAGTAACCTGAAGTGGCGTTAGCAGTCCATATTTTTATAGTCAAAGGCTGCCATTATTATGCATACATAATACATAAGACTTCTGATATTCATAAAACTGACACttctaatataataattaaGTAATGTATTAAACTAAACGGGTGAGTTTTATTAAGTTTCTTGAAACAGTTattgtgtatttcatgctactagTCATATGTATAGTATAATTTAAATTTGGTTTAGTAGTATTCATGTAGGTATTGGTTTTGTTAGTTTTAAGACATTAACCTTTTTAAATTTAAGAAACCTAACTTTCAAGAAGAACAAGATATAAAACAAAAATGCCAGATACTACGGAGGAGGAGATGGGAATGTCCGTTCGGTTAACAAATGATGACTTTCGAAAACTGTTAATGACACCAAGGGCATCAGTTCCATCTGCCACGCCAACATCTGTACCTGGTACTGCTCGAGATGCTAGTGCAAAAACTGCACAAACACCCAATGTTAGCGGTGGCAGTCGGGCAGAATTACGACGAAAAAAGAAAAGCTTCTACGCTAAGTTAAAAAAACAAGAAGAAGATAAAATGGCAGAATTGGCTGAGAAATATAGAGATAGGGCTagagaacgtagagatggcacaAATCAAGACTATCAAGCAGAAGATCCAATGAATAGTGCCAGTGCATATAGAGCTGTTGCACCAGATTTGAAATCAGGAATGGATGCAGCTGAACGCAGGAGGCAAATGATTCAACAGTCAAAATTCTTAGGTGGTGACATGGAGCATACTCACTTAGTAAAAGGATTAGATTATGCTCTTTTGCAAAAGGTGAGAATTTAGAAAAAAAAGCAGATAGTTTGACTTATAAAAGCAACTTATCTATGAATTTATTGAAATTGTTCTGTTTGTTGAAATCTATTTAGGTACGGAGTGAAATTGAAGCAAAAGAACATGAACAAGAACAAGAGATGGAAAAGCTAGTAAAACCAAAGGACAAAATTAAAGATAAAAAAGAAGGAGGAGACAAGAAAGATGATGAGATGCAGTTTAAAACTAAAATAGGACGTAACATTTACAAAACTATCATGACAATGAAGTCAAAAACCATTGAAAGGAATGAATTATTTACACCTGGCAGAATGGCTTATGTAATAGAATTAGATGATGAAAATACAGACGTAGATATACCGACTACTTTAATTAGAAGTAAAGCTGATGTACCCACAATAGATAATACACCTACACTAACAACAAACGacattgtaataaataaattagcTCAGATCTTGTCCTACTTACGGCAAGGAAATCGTCATGGAAAGAAAGGAAAGAAGAATAAAGATGGTAGGTCGAGGCCTGACGATATGAACGATATGGATATCGCACCAAGACCCCAAGATGAGAGTATTTATGGTGATATTGGTGATTACGTCCCAACTATAGGTAAAAAGGATTCTAATCAACATAGAGAAAAAAAGAAGGGTTCTTACTTTGACAAACCAGAGAACAATTTGGACACATATGATAAAGCAAATACTCCACAATTGCCAAACATTGTACCAGCTAATTCAGATAGCAGTGCTCCAAAGAAAGGGGCACTTCTTAATAAACTAGCTGCAGAACCTGAAGGCTATGCAGAATGTTATCCTGGCTTAGATGAAATGCAAGATGCAATAGACGATTCAGATGATGAAGTAGATTATACTAAAATGGATCTTGGTAATAAGAAAGGTCCCATTGGCAGGTGGGACTTCGATACACCAGAAGAATACAGTGAATATATGAACAATAAAGAAGCTCTGCCAAAAGCAGCTTTTCAATATGGTGTGAAAATGGCTGATGGGAGAAGAACAAGAAAATATAACAAGGAGAAAAATGAAAAAGCCGAGTTGGATAGAGAATGGCAAAAAATTCAAAACATTATGAACAAGAGAAAACCTACTACTGTTTTAGATGGTGCATCAGAATTCAAAGTACCTAGATACTGAATTATTGCATAGATCACATTTACATAATTGTTTATAATTAGCTTTACTTTTCTATAATACTAAAGcatatgtatatgatatatttatgatttatCTATAACGTTCTCATATGTATAAAACTATTGATGCAataataaataatgtatattatttttaaaattgcgtattttttatctttttctAAAACTGCACTGTTTGTATGTAATATTCATGCTTACATAATTTTCTTATTCATCCTGGATAAGTCAACTTTATATTTGTGACCTGAAACCAACTTAAACCAGTATGGAGCAGCTGAGTAAACAGCTTATCAAAGACCTATGACCCACCCATAAGGAGGAACTCTTCAATGAAACCTGTTTGTGTTACTTATAATTGAAATGTTTAGTTTTGATTTTTaaaatgatttttaaaaaaaatcggCACACATTTGATAAAAAGGAATTACAATTCAGGAATTAAATAACTTTCgagatattaatataaaaaatgtcGGTACTATACATAGAATTTTACCTATACAGACTTTACTAATACAATTGTCTTCATCGTAACAGTCGTCGTTAACAACCAAACTGATGACACAATAGCGATATTGTTATAGGATCTATAGAGTGTTCCGCGAAAAATCGGTCAAACGCACAATGGGCAAAACGACCGACCTAACTGGAC encodes:
- the LOC143178281 gene encoding protein Red — encoded protein: MPDTTEEEMGMSVRLTNDDFRKLLMTPRASVPSATPTSVPGTARDASAKTAQTPNVSGGSRAELRRKKKSFYAKLKKQEEDKMAELAEKYRDRARERRDGTNQDYQAEDPMNSASAYRAVAPDLKSGMDAAERRRQMIQQSKFLGGDMEHTHLVKGLDYALLQKVRSEIEAKEHEQEQEMEKLVKPKDKIKDKKEGGDKKDDEMQFKTKIGRNIYKTIMTMKSKTIERNELFTPGRMAYVIELDDENTDVDIPTTLIRSKADVPTIDNTPTLTTNDIVINKLAQILSYLRQGNRHGKKGKKNKDGRSRPDDMNDMDIAPRPQDESIYGDIGDYVPTIGKKDSNQHREKKKGSYFDKPENNLDTYDKANTPQLPNIVPANSDSSAPKKGALLNKLAAEPEGYAECYPGLDEMQDAIDDSDDEVDYTKMDLGNKKGPIGRWDFDTPEEYSEYMNNKEALPKAAFQYGVKMADGRRTRKYNKEKNEKAELDREWQKIQNIMNKRKPTTVLDGASEFKVPRY